Proteins from a single region of Coregonus clupeaformis isolate EN_2021a chromosome 35, ASM2061545v1, whole genome shotgun sequence:
- the LOC123482638 gene encoding probable tRNA pseudouridine synthase 1, translating to MAGTVTGVTVPKHSLSKLQSLNGLFAIYKKEGPTSADVLNSLKEALLKEAGVKDPNPRKRKKQVLKMGHGGTLDSAASGVLVVGIGNGTKMLSTMLAGSKKYMAVGELGKATDTLDATGNVVHEKLYDHITREAFEEKLKQFTGDVMQVPPLYSALKKDGKRLSVLLKQGHEVEAKPARPVTVYNLSLQDFTPPLFTLDVECGGGFYIRSLVDDLGKALSSCAHVRKLIRTKQGQFTLDAHTLREEHWTLQHIVQSMQPCPGSEVTKEDGTSPNLGVELNVQVKGDKNGKDEKGAL from the coding sequence ATGGCTGGAACAGTAACTGGCGTAACTGTGCCTAAACATTCTTTGTCAAAACTACAATCTTTAAATGGACTTTTTGCCATTTATAAAAAGGAAGGACCTACGTCTGCTGATGTATTAAACTCATTAAAAGAGGCACTCCTCAAAGAGGCCGGTGTGAAAGATCCTAATCCCAGAAAGAGGAAGAAGCAAGTTTTGAAAATGGGGCATGGCGGGACTCTGGACAGTGCAGCCTCTGGTGTGCTCGTTGTTGGGATTGGAAATGGAACAAAGATGCTTAGTACTATGCTGGCTGGTTCAAAGAAATACATGGCTGTTGGAGAGTTGGGAAAAGCAACAGACACCCTTGACGCCACAGGCAATgtggttcatgagaagctctaTGATCACATTACCAGGGAAGCCTTTGAGGAGAAGTTGAAGCAGTTCACAGGGGATGTCATGCAGGTTCCTCCACTGTACTCTGCACTGAAGAAGGATGGCAAGCGTCTGTCTGTCCTGCTGAAGCAAGGCCACGAGGTGGAAGCCAAACCTGCACGGCCGGTCACAGTGTATAACTTGTCACTGCAGGACTTCACACCCCCCCTCTTCACTCTTGACGTTGAATGCGGTGGTGGATTTTATATCAGAAGCTTGGTGGACGACCTGGGAAAAGCACTCTCGTCGTGTGCCCACGTGAGGAAGCTGATCCGGACCAAACAGGGTCAGTTTACCCTTGACGCCCACACGCTGCGGGAGGAACACTGGACACTGCAGCACATTGTTCAGTCCATGCAGCCCTGTCCtgggtcagaggtcaccaaggaGGATGGCACAAGCCCAAACCTGGGGGTTGAACTGAACGTCCAGGTGAAGGGGGATAAGAATGGCAAAGATGAAAAAGGGGCGTTATAA